Proteins encoded by one window of Clostridium perfringens:
- a CDS encoding cation:proton antiporter, producing the protein MNETINYDSLLILSVVAFFTPFLVSRLKRVNIPYQVGEIFIGILLGKSFLNIIKPDIWILFLSNLGLAYLMFLSGLAIDFDELKPKEGELLKDSKLFTSIKMFIVSIITAIILSFTLKFAGISEGYIFFALLFTAAAPGLLVPILKTKHIINSSYGQTLLVFGIITQLVSLIGVTFVASVAVNGITLKSFTFLIIFAVAIVVYFLSKIIFKVHDFSTIAFKNLHLSVRGAFVLVLVLVAVAEKVDSEIILGSFLAGMVFSLIVGKAKEEISHQLDVVGYGFLIPIFFIMVGVNVDLKAVVENPQSIAKIPLFILIFFLVKFIPSLLLKKKYGKRNSLAASMLLTAQLSLVIVGSQMALNLGYITAADYSAFVVTTVITCIFFPILFEKLITLNGDTNDTVEEDEKIIIREVLVSSQWYIGKALKDCKLPTGCRIFSMVRDDHEFMPNANTILEENDLVILAGVKHDVNETLNMLSTCDLTLPEE; encoded by the coding sequence ATGAATGAAACTATAAATTATGATTCATTGTTAATCTTATCTGTAGTAGCCTTTTTTACTCCATTTTTAGTTTCAAGGCTAAAAAGAGTAAATATCCCTTATCAAGTAGGGGAAATATTTATAGGTATATTATTGGGTAAAAGTTTTTTAAACATAATTAAACCAGATATTTGGATTTTATTTTTATCAAACTTAGGATTAGCTTATTTAATGTTTTTAAGCGGTCTTGCTATAGATTTTGATGAGCTTAAACCTAAGGAGGGAGAACTTTTAAAGGATTCTAAGTTATTCACTAGTATAAAGATGTTTATTGTATCTATAATAACAGCTATAATTTTATCATTTACATTAAAATTTGCAGGTATTTCAGAAGGGTATATATTCTTTGCATTGCTATTTACAGCTGCTGCTCCTGGATTACTTGTACCTATTTTAAAAACAAAACACATAATAAATAGTAGTTATGGTCAAACTTTACTTGTTTTTGGAATAATAACTCAATTAGTAAGTTTAATAGGTGTTACTTTTGTGGCCTCTGTTGCAGTAAATGGTATTACCTTAAAGAGTTTTACTTTCTTAATAATATTTGCAGTGGCTATAGTAGTATATTTCTTATCAAAGATTATATTTAAAGTTCATGATTTTTCTACTATTGCCTTTAAAAACCTTCACCTTAGCGTAAGAGGTGCCTTTGTTCTTGTTTTGGTACTTGTTGCTGTTGCTGAAAAAGTAGACTCTGAGATAATTCTAGGCTCATTCTTAGCTGGTATGGTATTTTCATTAATAGTTGGGAAAGCCAAAGAAGAAATTTCTCACCAATTAGATGTGGTTGGGTATGGTTTTTTAATTCCTATATTTTTTATAATGGTAGGAGTTAATGTTGATTTAAAGGCAGTTGTTGAAAATCCTCAATCAATTGCTAAAATACCTTTGTTTATACTAATTTTCTTCTTAGTAAAATTCATTCCATCACTTTTACTTAAAAAGAAATATGGAAAGAGAAATTCCTTAGCAGCATCTATGTTATTAACAGCCCAGCTTAGTTTAGTTATAGTTGGTTCTCAAATGGCATTGAATTTAGGATACATAACTGCTGCAGACTACTCTGCTTTCGTAGTTACCACAGTAATAACTTGTATCTTCTTCCCGATACTATTTGAAAAATTAATTACACTTAATGGAGATACTAATGATACTGTAGAAGAAGATGAAAAAATAATAATCCGTGAAGTACTTGTTAGTAGCCAATGGTATATAGGTAAAGCCTTAAAGGATTGTAAGTTACCTACAGGATGTAGGATTTTCTCAATGGTAAGAGATGACCATGAGTTTATGCCTAATGCTAATACAATTCTAGAGGAAAATGACCTAGTAATCCTTGCTGGAGTTAAGCATGATGTAAATGAAACCCTTAATATGCTTTCAACCTGCGATTTAACTTTGCCAGAAGAATAA
- a CDS encoding FUSC family protein, which produces MWKKQIMYLKMFLIVVISILIFVLLFGKENLFIGLAAVITVTTMFGEDYTINPIHHTLYFTGVELFVGLGAYFAGLNPILGAIMTLIVSFFIYFSFTYDTKPTKALGFIQLYLFLLYEPVTTSELPKRVFALVFGGIVIMTLYYILARYNFNNIFNKSIKGCINSLIENLNELINTGCIEKNNSEKVALMIKELEIKVYERLELDKNQVYSIYSKDLIVVFLKRVSSLSSEAMKRDVNKELIKKTIELLKNVQDFIEDGNKEKLKNILNEYYNYLDSFKLRDDLDRYSYYNAKLSVKEFLQGLNVKENQIESYSNYIANFLKALKSNSNNFRKSLNIRSLRFNLAVKAAITLAFSVFIVNYFEIFQGKWALFTISLLLIPYAEQSNKKAKARVLGTIIGAILFNVIFYFIQSNVILIFAFIVVCIYLSMSVVSYKIRCIFITLNALLMAGVMDPSHTPYYVLSEYRVFFILIASIIVAIVMNYIFPYKMKDETNKAIKLYVYLNERILDGLIEENSDKEKLILSFFESYRIWKKINYNNKEMKSEQIQELLILQNDFVSDVNFLIKSPMIHNNKSLFKKSFEDFKNYTKKKDFEDLAIEDLEKAKTEEERLILVLLYKLFYVIKEMRKLSDLICKE; this is translated from the coding sequence ATGTGGAAGAAACAAATTATGTATCTTAAAATGTTTTTGATAGTGGTAATTTCTATACTAATATTTGTTTTATTATTTGGAAAAGAAAATCTTTTTATTGGATTAGCCGCTGTTATTACAGTTACTACAATGTTTGGAGAGGATTATACAATAAATCCAATACATCATACATTATACTTTACTGGAGTTGAACTTTTTGTAGGTTTAGGAGCATATTTTGCAGGATTAAATCCTATTTTAGGGGCCATAATGACTTTAATTGTATCATTCTTTATATACTTTTCTTTTACTTATGATACAAAGCCTACTAAAGCCTTAGGATTTATACAGTTATATTTATTTTTATTATATGAACCAGTTACAACTAGCGAATTACCAAAAAGAGTATTTGCTTTAGTTTTTGGTGGTATAGTCATAATGACACTTTACTATATCTTAGCTAGATATAATTTTAATAATATATTTAACAAATCAATAAAAGGGTGTATTAATTCATTAATTGAGAACTTAAATGAATTGATAAATACTGGTTGTATAGAAAAAAATAATAGTGAAAAGGTAGCTTTAATGATTAAAGAACTTGAGATAAAGGTTTATGAAAGATTGGAATTAGATAAAAATCAAGTTTATTCTATATATTCAAAAGATTTAATAGTAGTTTTTCTAAAGAGAGTATCAAGTCTTTCATCTGAAGCCATGAAGAGAGATGTTAATAAGGAACTTATTAAAAAGACCATTGAATTACTTAAAAATGTGCAAGACTTTATAGAGGATGGAAATAAGGAAAAGTTAAAAAATATACTAAATGAATATTATAATTATTTAGATTCTTTTAAATTAAGAGATGATTTAGATAGGTATAGCTATTACAATGCTAAATTAAGTGTAAAGGAGTTTTTACAAGGACTTAATGTGAAAGAAAATCAGATTGAAAGCTATTCAAATTATATTGCAAATTTTTTAAAAGCTTTAAAATCTAATTCAAATAATTTTAGAAAAAGCCTAAACATAAGATCCCTAAGATTTAATTTGGCAGTAAAAGCAGCCATAACATTGGCTTTTTCAGTATTTATAGTAAATTACTTTGAAATTTTTCAAGGTAAGTGGGCATTATTCACTATTTCCTTATTATTAATTCCCTATGCGGAACAAAGTAATAAGAAGGCAAAGGCAAGGGTTTTAGGAACTATAATAGGAGCAATTTTATTTAATGTAATTTTTTATTTTATTCAGTCAAATGTAATACTGATATTTGCTTTTATAGTTGTTTGTATATACTTAAGTATGTCTGTTGTTTCTTATAAAATTAGATGTATATTTATAACATTAAATGCATTATTAATGGCTGGGGTAATGGACCCATCACATACTCCTTATTATGTGCTAAGTGAATATAGGGTATTTTTTATCTTAATAGCATCTATAATTGTTGCTATAGTAATGAATTATATTTTCCCTTATAAAATGAAGGATGAAACTAATAAAGCAATAAAATTATATGTTTATTTAAATGAGAGAATACTAGATGGTTTAATAGAAGAAAATTCAGATAAGGAAAAATTAATATTATCTTTTTTTGAAAGTTATAGAATATGGAAGAAGATAAATTATAACAATAAAGAGATGAAATCAGAGCAAATTCAAGAGTTATTGATATTGCAAAATGATTTTGTATCAGATGTAAACTTCTTAATAAAAAGCCCTATGATACATAATAATAAAAGCTTATTTAAAAAGAGCTTTGAAGACTTTAAAAATTATACTAAGAAAAAAGACTTTGAAGATTTAGCAATAGAAGATTTAGAGAAGGCAAAAACAGAAGAAGAGAGATTAATACTTGTATTGCTTTATAAGCTTTTCTATGTGATAAAAGAGATGAGAAAGTTAAGTGATTTAATATGTAAAGAATAA